One window of Mangrovibacterium diazotrophicum genomic DNA carries:
- a CDS encoding helix-turn-helix domain-containing protein, producing MNNRIKQIMDYKQISPSELADAIGVQRSNVTHVLQGRNKPGFQFISKLLETFPELNAKWLITGQGDMLVGSNGHPTGLFDTPKPPKEEQPVISNPPAEEKEPEKEAEIINTNKTVPESVKSLIPPTTKEIERIVVFYTDQTFKQYLPSN from the coding sequence ATGAACAACCGGATTAAGCAAATAATGGACTACAAACAGATTAGTCCTTCTGAGTTAGCAGACGCTATTGGCGTTCAGCGTTCGAATGTTACTCACGTTTTGCAGGGACGAAACAAGCCCGGTTTTCAGTTTATCAGTAAGCTGCTTGAAACTTTCCCCGAACTCAATGCCAAATGGCTTATCACAGGGCAAGGCGACATGTTGGTAGGCTCCAACGGACATCCGACAGGCCTTTTTGACACTCCTAAACCACCCAAAGAGGAGCAGCCGGTTATTTCAAACCCACCTGCGGAGGAAAAAGAACCCGAAAAGGAAGCTGAAATTATTAACACCAATAAAACAGTTCCGGAGAGTGTGAAAAGTCTGATCCCGCCCACGACTAAAGAGATAGAGCGAATCGTGGTCTTCTACACCGACCAAACTTTTAAACAATACCTACCGTCAAACTAA
- a CDS encoding TolB family protein, producing MIKNKISLILFLSVGLWFSAAAQYFSTGSDPGSIKWRQIVTPNFQIIFPEEYENKAEELAGIFDKVYEFGYKSLGTPPRKISVILHTQTVYSNGMVAWSPKRMELYATPHQRIYAQDWLEQLAIHEFRHVVQMDKIQQEMPAILKVIFGEQAAAAVVGVYVPLWFMEGDAVMTETALTETGRGRNPSFLMENKAQVLQKGKFSYDKASLGSYNDYVPDRYKFGWWFAGGVREKYGSEIWSDVLNRVANRPYSINPVNAVLKKETGKNKEQLYKELFSDYKTNWQNELDTLKLTKHHPLTIDNGEYNSYSYTTKLDNGQVVAYKQSRTDIGRIVTVDNGTEQILYTPGTILSESFSAKGTTLIWSERRPDIRWTHADYAVVVVFDLKTGEKREFKSETNLFSPVISPDNSSFVAVSVDNRNQYLLSINDLDDSHQVHKFQTANNDFLMSPCWSEDGEELYFIGLNAKGKYIGKLNLSDSSFEKLTEPAFYDIRNLTCNGSKLYYTSAESGIDNIYQFDLGDHSVTQLTSVAFGADYGNFDGTTLVFSDYSADGYRLAELNKSDFLNKPGGQKRSISNSLADALANQESGKPDLSDSKLASYQSVPYRKFEHLFNFHSWAPAYINVNDYEVRPGVSLFSQNKLGTATANIGYDYDMTERAGKVKANFEYTGLFPVLSGEINYGKRKSQYRLIQQKGDTTLVPFSWNELSYELGTRVPLSFRQGKYSQLIQPSVQYSYTRISHDESTPDQFYSGFYNSLEYRLYFQNVLRSAELDLVPRFGQVVDFALKHSPGKGTKIGTLKAAQSYLYFPGLFRNQGIRIYNGYQLKETNFDISFSDVVRFPRGIQKISNTHLYTFAADYYMPLWYPDLSVGKLYYFKRLRADLFYDFSSLEGNNYNDDGSIYSIYKKYLTSIGTEITADGHFLRLPAPVSLGLRSMYLTDFKEFRFEFLLSISFDSI from the coding sequence ATGATTAAAAATAAAATCTCGTTAATTCTTTTTTTGTCTGTCGGTTTATGGTTTTCGGCAGCTGCACAGTACTTTTCAACGGGCTCGGATCCGGGAAGTATCAAGTGGCGGCAAATTGTCACACCTAATTTTCAAATCATTTTTCCGGAGGAATATGAAAATAAGGCAGAAGAGCTGGCCGGGATTTTTGATAAGGTTTATGAATTTGGCTACAAAAGCCTGGGAACACCACCGCGCAAAATTTCGGTGATTCTTCATACGCAAACGGTTTACTCGAACGGGATGGTTGCCTGGTCGCCCAAACGAATGGAATTGTACGCAACACCCCATCAACGAATTTATGCGCAGGATTGGTTGGAGCAGCTGGCGATTCACGAGTTTCGGCATGTGGTGCAGATGGACAAAATACAGCAGGAGATGCCTGCAATTCTGAAGGTGATTTTCGGCGAACAGGCCGCCGCTGCTGTCGTTGGAGTGTATGTGCCGCTTTGGTTTATGGAAGGAGATGCAGTGATGACTGAGACTGCTTTGACGGAAACCGGGCGAGGGCGAAACCCAAGTTTTCTGATGGAGAACAAAGCGCAAGTGCTCCAGAAAGGAAAATTTTCGTACGACAAAGCCAGCCTTGGATCGTACAACGATTATGTGCCCGACCGCTACAAATTTGGCTGGTGGTTCGCGGGCGGTGTTCGCGAAAAGTACGGTTCTGAAATTTGGTCGGATGTTCTGAACCGGGTTGCCAATAGACCGTATTCAATTAATCCGGTAAACGCTGTCTTGAAAAAGGAAACCGGCAAAAACAAAGAACAACTTTACAAAGAACTCTTCTCTGATTATAAAACCAATTGGCAGAATGAGTTAGATACTCTGAAATTGACGAAGCACCATCCGCTCACGATTGACAATGGTGAGTACAATAGTTATTCCTACACGACGAAACTGGACAATGGTCAGGTAGTTGCGTACAAGCAGAGCCGAACAGATATTGGTCGGATTGTCACAGTGGATAATGGTACCGAACAAATACTCTACACTCCCGGCACAATTTTGTCCGAATCATTTTCAGCAAAAGGAACAACATTGATCTGGTCGGAACGGAGGCCGGATATTCGTTGGACGCATGCCGATTATGCAGTCGTGGTGGTGTTTGATTTGAAAACAGGTGAGAAGCGTGAATTCAAATCGGAAACCAATTTGTTTAGCCCGGTTATTTCTCCCGACAATTCATCGTTTGTCGCTGTTTCGGTTGACAACCGGAATCAATATTTGTTGTCGATTAATGATCTGGATGACAGTCATCAGGTTCACAAATTTCAAACAGCCAATAACGATTTTTTGATGAGTCCGTGTTGGAGCGAGGATGGCGAAGAGCTTTATTTTATTGGTCTCAACGCAAAAGGCAAGTACATTGGCAAACTGAATTTAAGCGATTCGTCGTTTGAAAAATTGACTGAGCCGGCTTTTTACGATATCCGCAATTTGACTTGTAATGGCAGTAAATTGTATTACACTTCAGCAGAGTCTGGAATCGATAATATTTATCAGTTCGACCTTGGCGATCATTCGGTGACGCAATTGACGAGTGTGGCTTTTGGTGCGGACTATGGTAATTTCGATGGAACGACCCTTGTTTTCAGCGATTATTCGGCCGACGGTTACCGATTGGCTGAGTTAAATAAGTCTGATTTTCTGAACAAACCTGGCGGACAAAAGAGGTCAATCTCCAACTCATTGGCTGATGCACTGGCTAACCAGGAATCCGGCAAACCCGATTTGTCCGATTCTAAACTGGCCTCTTATCAATCTGTACCTTACCGGAAGTTCGAACATCTTTTCAACTTTCACAGTTGGGCGCCGGCATACATCAACGTAAACGACTATGAAGTTCGCCCGGGAGTTTCTTTGTTTTCTCAAAACAAGTTGGGAACGGCCACTGCCAATATTGGTTACGACTATGATATGACTGAGCGTGCCGGTAAGGTTAAAGCCAATTTTGAGTACACCGGCCTGTTCCCGGTGTTGAGTGGCGAAATAAATTACGGGAAACGCAAATCTCAATATCGGCTCATTCAACAAAAAGGGGATACGACTTTGGTACCGTTCTCGTGGAACGAACTAAGTTATGAGTTGGGAACACGTGTTCCGTTGAGTTTTCGCCAAGGCAAATATTCACAATTAATTCAGCCGTCGGTTCAGTATTCGTACACCCGGATCTCGCATGATGAATCTACACCGGATCAGTTTTACAGTGGATTCTACAATTCGTTGGAGTATCGTCTGTATTTCCAAAACGTTTTGCGAAGTGCTGAATTGGATTTGGTTCCCCGTTTTGGGCAGGTCGTGGATTTTGCGTTGAAACACAGTCCCGGCAAAGGAACTAAAATCGGAACTTTAAAAGCGGCACAAAGCTATTTGTATTTTCCCGGATTGTTCAGAAATCAGGGTATTCGCATTTATAATGGCTATCAGTTGAAGGAAACAAACTTCGATATTTCATTCTCTGATGTTGTGCGGTTTCCCCGGGGTATTCAAAAGATCAGTAACACACATCTATACACATTTGCGGCCGATTACTACATGCCTTTGTGGTACCCGGACTTAAGCGTGGGCAAACTCTATTACTTTAAAAGACTTAGGGCTGACTTGTTCTACGATTTTTCAAGCCTGGAAGGGAACAATTACAACGATGACGGATCGATTTACAGCATCTACAAAAAATACCTGACTTCGATTGGAACTGAAATAACAGCTGACGGACATTTTTTGCGATTGCCAGCTCCGGTATCACTTGGTCTCCGGTCGATGTACTTGACTGACTTTAAAGAATTCCGCTTCGAATTTTTACTGTCCATCAGTTTCGACTCGATTTGA
- a CDS encoding helix-turn-helix domain-containing protein — MEFVLYVVLLFLTLGLSALGIITSYRLKKSPQLTFASSLFYWSFFMVSFGYYGIWGMVFFKYLVTPPIVISDFARNLISVLPAFGSPLLLVSWFLLIRFSFEYTKRNFPRLLTVLYFAISVPLLAVFLYLIKIKLPVQDFNINKMYQVVLFMHLAVVLAVTVLLISRSVSKESQLSPILLSISILMPAILLIAFYESQSSHWLCAQIFIFCYFLTPAFLPSIIYFKIGDFQLRKETNNSFDDFCRHFEISKREAEIIEQICKGKPNKEIADSLFITLQTVKDHASRIYLKTGVANRVQLTNLVRSSLKS; from the coding sequence GTGGAATTTGTACTTTACGTTGTGCTTCTTTTTCTGACACTTGGACTTTCCGCTTTAGGGATCATCACGTCGTACCGTCTCAAAAAAAGCCCACAACTCACTTTCGCATCATCCTTATTCTACTGGAGCTTCTTCATGGTCTCCTTTGGTTACTACGGAATTTGGGGAATGGTTTTCTTCAAGTATTTGGTAACTCCTCCGATTGTCATATCCGACTTTGCCCGAAATCTGATTAGCGTTTTGCCTGCTTTCGGTTCTCCCTTGTTGCTCGTTTCCTGGTTTTTGTTGATTCGTTTCTCCTTCGAATACACCAAACGAAATTTTCCACGATTGCTGACCGTTCTCTATTTTGCGATTTCAGTTCCATTGCTAGCTGTCTTTCTCTACCTGATCAAAATAAAACTTCCGGTTCAGGACTTTAACATCAACAAAATGTATCAAGTTGTACTTTTCATGCACTTAGCAGTCGTACTGGCGGTCACAGTTCTGCTGATTTCTCGGTCAGTTTCAAAGGAAAGTCAACTCTCTCCTATTTTATTATCGATCAGCATCTTGATGCCTGCGATTTTATTAATCGCGTTTTACGAATCCCAATCTTCGCATTGGCTTTGTGCCCAGATTTTTATCTTTTGCTATTTTTTAACTCCGGCTTTTCTGCCATCAATTATATATTTCAAAATTGGTGACTTTCAGCTCCGAAAAGAGACCAATAATAGCTTCGATGACTTTTGCAGACACTTTGAAATCTCCAAACGCGAAGCCGAGATCATTGAACAGATCTGCAAAGGAAAACCCAACAAGGAAATTGCAGATTCCTTATTCATCACCCTTCAGACAGTGAAAGACCATGCCTCGCGGATCTATCTGAAAACAGGAGTTGCTAACCGGGTTCAACTAACAAACCTGGTTCGAAGTTCACTAAAATCTTAG
- a CDS encoding dihydroorotate dehydrogenase electron transfer subunit, with the protein MRKTIQELLLVENTQLNHDNFRLVLQSESELPEIFPGQFVNVEIKQATEIFLRRPFSILDVDREKKQFSLLVKILGRGSKVLTTYKAGEKISVIYPLGNGFTIPEKDDKILLIGGGSGVAPMLFLSKVCGLDPKQVHILLGARSNRDHIDISDYKQNGNFYFTTEDGSLGEKGFVTNHPVYKSELSGFDKIYTCGPNPMMKAVAADAAKSGAFCEVSLENMMACGFGVCLCCVEKTTSGHKCVCTDGPVFNIKDLTWQI; encoded by the coding sequence ATGAGAAAAACTATCCAGGAGCTTTTGCTCGTTGAGAATACGCAATTAAATCACGATAATTTTCGCTTGGTTTTGCAATCCGAGAGTGAATTACCAGAGATCTTCCCCGGTCAATTTGTAAATGTTGAAATCAAGCAAGCTACAGAGATATTCCTAAGGCGGCCTTTTTCGATCCTGGATGTTGATCGGGAGAAAAAGCAGTTCTCGCTATTGGTGAAGATCCTGGGACGCGGCTCAAAGGTTTTAACCACTTACAAAGCCGGCGAAAAGATCAGTGTAATTTATCCGCTTGGTAATGGTTTTACAATCCCTGAAAAGGACGATAAAATATTGCTGATAGGCGGAGGTAGCGGTGTTGCTCCGATGTTGTTTTTATCGAAAGTTTGCGGACTCGATCCGAAACAAGTACACATCTTGCTTGGAGCACGCAGCAATCGAGATCACATCGACATTAGCGACTACAAACAAAACGGCAACTTTTACTTCACAACTGAAGACGGAAGCCTTGGTGAGAAAGGTTTTGTAACCAACCACCCGGTATACAAAAGTGAATTGTCGGGTTTTGACAAAATTTACACTTGTGGCCCTAATCCAATGATGAAAGCAGTGGCCGCAGATGCCGCTAAATCCGGGGCTTTCTGCGAGGTTTCGCTTGAAAATATGATGGCTTGCGGCTTCGGTGTTTGTTTGTGTTGCGTAGAGAAAACCACTTCAGGGCATAAGTGTGTATGTACCGACGGCCCCGTGTTTAACATTAAAGATTTGACATGGCAGATTTAG
- a CDS encoding DUF6340 family protein, producing the protein MNKKRVNKQLMSLLLLLFLFSSCSSSYKTLLIETPRPSVQLLPEEISSLTLVNRGITGDFQNFNEDSLQQYFFTRGFDYDSVVLDSLAADTTLKALGELLFESGRYDVVIPEERYIDRNKAFYLMPESLDWDEVSSLCNTFNTDALLVIERYYNKILTNYSVFATPSGEPQYAKAQIDSKYDAVVKIYDPSRQKIIRQFAVDDTISWQDGDTSTKAIFSRMPTIKECLIQTGIQIALDIDERLSPKWVKESRIYFVINQNDITRMTNFANDHKWQEAYDYWLGYANSEKASVKSKAEFNLALCSEMLGNLDQAIEWANKSYYTKYMQQTQNYLITLKKRKEILKQFQN; encoded by the coding sequence ATGAATAAAAAGAGAGTTAACAAGCAGTTGATGAGCCTGCTATTATTGTTGTTTCTTTTTTCATCGTGTTCCTCTTCATATAAAACGCTGTTGATAGAAACGCCTCGGCCATCAGTGCAGCTTTTGCCGGAGGAAATTAGCAGTCTAACCCTGGTAAACAGAGGAATAACCGGAGATTTTCAAAATTTCAATGAAGACAGTCTTCAGCAGTATTTTTTTACAAGAGGGTTTGATTACGACTCAGTCGTTTTGGATAGTCTTGCTGCAGATACAACCTTGAAAGCTTTGGGAGAACTTTTGTTTGAATCAGGACGTTACGATGTTGTGATTCCGGAAGAACGCTACATTGACCGCAACAAAGCGTTCTATCTTATGCCCGAAAGCCTGGACTGGGACGAAGTCTCTTCCTTATGTAATACCTTCAATACAGATGCCCTGCTGGTTATTGAGCGCTATTACAATAAAATCCTGACCAATTATTCAGTTTTTGCCACGCCCAGCGGCGAGCCACAGTACGCGAAAGCGCAAATCGATTCGAAATACGATGCCGTCGTGAAGATCTACGATCCTAGCAGGCAGAAGATCATCCGTCAATTCGCTGTCGACGATACCATTTCCTGGCAAGATGGAGACACTTCAACGAAAGCCATTTTTAGTCGTATGCCCACGATTAAAGAGTGCCTGATTCAGACAGGAATCCAAATTGCATTGGACATTGATGAGCGGTTATCTCCGAAGTGGGTCAAAGAAAGTCGGATTTATTTCGTTATCAATCAGAATGATATAACCAGAATGACCAATTTTGCCAACGATCATAAATGGCAGGAAGCTTACGATTACTGGCTTGGTTATGCCAATTCAGAAAAAGCGTCGGTAAAAAGTAAGGCTGAATTCAACCTCGCTTTGTGTTCAGAAATGTTGGGCAATCTGGATCAGGCAATCGAATGGGCAAACAAATCATACTACACTAAATACATGCAGCAAACCCAAAATTACCTGATTACGCTGAAGAAGCGCAAGGAGATTTTGAAGCAGTTTCAGAACTAA
- a CDS encoding metallophosphoesterase, protein MRGIPGSAVILFFVAILVVELFAYLGIIQLVSGKRQRRFFSIIYWAVTISFLGIWLTAFLNPDKIRETTDYSFFYFVISITILNLVPKGLSAVSALISFPFRMFRKKVIANTIMLSGLLLSFGLLLSIGYGISLGKETLQTNQVDLHFDSLPAELDGLKLVQISDFHLGSFSNDDFLVKTSEEINRLQPDIIVFTGDMVNNYYQEMNGFEEALLAMNAPYGKFAIFGNHDYGDYSNWKMPEAKVANHAEIIRKIRAAGFDLLRNQHAKINMRDTSLYMIGVENWGHKPFPQYAELDTAMENVPQNSFQILLTHDPAHWKDEVIRKTNIPLSLSGHTHGGQLGVKIAGITFSPMYFVQTLWAGLYHHENQYLYVNQGYGCVGFPGRIDMNPEITLLTLHSNRVETDGQ, encoded by the coding sequence ATGCGTGGAATTCCCGGATCTGCAGTGATTCTTTTTTTCGTTGCGATTTTAGTCGTCGAGCTATTCGCTTACCTTGGCATCATTCAATTGGTTTCCGGAAAAAGGCAGCGACGATTTTTTTCAATCATCTATTGGGCTGTGACCATTTCCTTTTTAGGTATTTGGCTAACCGCTTTTCTAAATCCGGACAAGATTCGGGAAACGACTGACTACTCCTTTTTTTATTTTGTCATCTCCATTACAATTCTCAATCTTGTCCCTAAAGGACTCAGCGCTGTCAGTGCTTTGATTTCATTTCCATTCCGGATGTTCCGAAAAAAAGTAATTGCAAATACGATCATGCTATCGGGACTATTGCTAAGTTTCGGATTGTTGCTGAGTATTGGTTACGGAATTAGCTTAGGAAAGGAAACGCTGCAAACCAATCAAGTAGATTTACACTTTGACTCGCTTCCCGCAGAATTAGATGGTTTAAAACTTGTTCAGATTTCGGATTTTCACCTCGGTAGTTTTAGTAATGACGATTTCCTGGTAAAAACTTCGGAGGAGATCAACCGCTTACAACCTGATATTATTGTTTTTACAGGCGATATGGTGAACAATTACTACCAGGAAATGAACGGATTTGAGGAAGCCTTGCTCGCGATGAACGCACCCTATGGCAAATTTGCCATCTTTGGGAATCACGACTATGGCGACTATTCAAACTGGAAAATGCCGGAAGCAAAAGTCGCAAACCATGCCGAGATCATTCGAAAAATACGAGCTGCAGGTTTCGATCTCTTGCGGAACCAACATGCAAAAATAAACATGCGCGATACCAGCTTGTACATGATTGGCGTGGAAAACTGGGGACACAAGCCTTTCCCTCAGTATGCTGAATTGGATACAGCGATGGAAAACGTTCCGCAAAATTCATTTCAAATCCTGTTAACCCACGATCCCGCACACTGGAAGGATGAGGTTATCCGGAAAACCAATATTCCGCTATCACTTTCCGGCCACACGCACGGAGGACAACTAGGTGTAAAAATCGCAGGGATTACCTTCAGCCCGATGTATTTTGTGCAAACATTGTGGGCCGGATTGTACCACCACGAAAATCAATATTTGTACGTAAATCAAGGCTATGGTTGCGTCGGATTTCCGGGACGTATTGATATGAATCCGGAAATTACACTGTTAACGCTGCACTCAAATCGAGTCGAAACTGATGGACAGTAA
- the lgt gene encoding prolipoprotein diacylglyceryl transferase — protein sequence MQLILNFIHWNVSPEIFHIGSLSVRWYGLLFAVGFLVGYNIGERMFKFDGTDLKWLESLFIYLLVSTVIGARLGHVLFYGWDYYSQHPAEIIKVWHGGLASHGGAIGIFIALIIWSRKVSKRSVLWVLDRVVVPTALVAAMIRFGNLMNSEIYGIQTNMPWGFIFERNGETVAKHPTQIYESLSYLVTFGLLMFLYFKTNLRKKEGFIVGLFFVMVFLSRFLIEFIKEDQEAFEAGMALNMGQILSIPFVLGGLFLIFRALKKPDVNYPAAKK from the coding sequence ATGCAGTTAATACTGAATTTCATCCATTGGAATGTTAGTCCCGAGATTTTTCATATTGGTTCTCTTTCTGTGCGTTGGTACGGATTGCTTTTCGCAGTCGGTTTTCTGGTTGGTTACAACATTGGCGAGCGTATGTTTAAATTCGACGGTACCGACTTGAAATGGCTGGAGAGCCTGTTCATTTATCTCTTGGTATCAACTGTAATCGGGGCGCGTTTAGGACATGTGTTGTTTTATGGCTGGGATTACTACTCGCAGCATCCAGCAGAGATTATCAAGGTTTGGCACGGTGGTTTGGCCAGTCACGGAGGCGCAATCGGTATTTTTATTGCACTGATTATTTGGAGTCGCAAGGTTTCAAAACGCTCTGTTTTATGGGTTTTGGACCGTGTGGTTGTGCCAACAGCTCTTGTTGCAGCAATGATTCGTTTCGGGAACCTGATGAACTCTGAGATTTACGGGATTCAAACGAATATGCCTTGGGGTTTCATTTTTGAACGCAACGGCGAAACAGTTGCCAAACATCCAACTCAGATTTACGAGTCGCTTTCGTACCTGGTGACTTTCGGCTTGCTGATGTTCCTTTATTTCAAAACCAACCTTCGGAAAAAAGAAGGTTTTATCGTTGGCTTATTCTTCGTGATGGTTTTCTTATCCCGTTTCCTGATCGAATTCATCAAAGAAGACCAGGAAGCTTTTGAAGCCGGTATGGCACTGAATATGGGACAAATACTTAGTATTCCGTTTGTGTTAGGCGGCTTGTTCTTAATTTTCAGGGCATTAAAAAAGCCGGATGTCAATTATCCGGCTGCGAAAAAATAA